The following DNA comes from Desulfobacterales bacterium.
GCAATTTAAACTTGCTCCGGAAACCGTCAACATCAAGGGAACGCAATCTGTACCGGAAATTCAGGTATTCAGCATTTCCCTTAAGGGGGGCGAGCTGAAAACAGAGGTGCTGCGCTGCATCGACCAGGCGATTCCTTTCCCGATCCTCTTTGAGCTGCGCAATGACGGGAAAATCATGTCCATCGCCGCTTTCAAGAGGCCAAGCGAAGCTGATTCGGCCAAGTGGGTCATCAGCGAATACTTTAAAAGCGGCTGGTTTTCAAATGATACGCCACGCAAACCCCTGCCGATGGTGTTTGACCTCGAAGCTCTGTACGCCCACCTGCTGACGCCCCTGATGCCACATCCGGCCCGCCAGGGAGAAAACTTTCAGGCCCGGGTGGAAAGAATGGAGCTAATCCGTTCCCGGAAGCGCGAGCTGGAGAAATGCGAAGCCCGTCTTCGGAAAGAGAAGCAATTTAACCGCAAAGTCGCAATCAATGCCGAGTTGCGTGACCTGAAACAAGAACTTGAAGGATTGACCGCATGAAATCAGACGCTATTCAGCAACTGAAGAACCACTTTGACGCACTCAGCCAGCGTATACCCGATGAAAATGTGGAATTCTGGTTCGCCCGGGACCTTATGGAGCCGCTTGGCTACGCCCGTTGGGAAAACTTCCAGACTGCCATTAAGCGGGCCATAGAATCTTGTGAAACAACAGGTTACGCTCCGGACAACCATTTTCGTGGCGTCACGAAAATGGTCAGGCTGGGCAGCGGGGCCGAGCGTGCCATCGATGATTTCATACTCACCCGTTACGCCTGCTACCTCATCGCCCAGAACGGCGATCCGCGCAAGGAGCCCATCGCCTTTGCCCAGAGCTACTTTGCCATTCAGACCCGCAAACAGGAGCTGATCGAAGACCGGATGCGCCTGCAGGCCCGGCTGGATGTCCGTGAACGGCTGCGGGAGTCGGAAAAGACCCTTTCACAGAACATCTATGAGCGTGGTGTGGATGACGCCGGTTTCGGCCGGATTCGTTCCAAGGGCGATGCCGCACTCTTTGGCGGCCATACCACTCAGGTTATGAAGGACCTGTACGGAATCACCAAAACACGCCCGCTGGCTGACTTCCTGCCGACCCTGACCATAGCCGCAAAAAATCTGGCGACCGAGATGACCAACCACAATGTCCAGCAAGAGGACTTGCAGGGCGAACATGCGATAACCAGCGAGCATATTCAAAATAACGTCAGTGTGCGCGATATGCTCGGCCAGCGTGGCATCAAACCCGAAAAGCTCCCGCCGGAAGAGGACATAAAGAAGTTGGAACGTCGGGTGAAATCCGAGGAAAAGAAGCTTGAAAAGCAATCCGGGAAACTGCCCGAACAGAAGGATGAGAATTGATATGGAAAAGATGAAAATGCACTCCCCGAACCTGACCCAGGAAAACATCGCCCGTATCCGCGAGATCTTTCCCGACTGCGTGACCGAGGCCCAGAGCGAAGACGGCAAGCTGAGGCTTGCGGTCGATTTCGACCAGCTGCGGCAGGAGTTGTCCGAGTCCATCGTGGAAGGTCCACAGGAGCGTTACCACCTCAACTGGCCGGGCAAGCGGGAAGCCCTGCTCACCGCCAATGCGCCCATCGCCAAGACCCTGCGCCCCTGCCGGGAAGAGAGTGTGGACTTTGATACCACGAAGAATCTGTTTATCGAGGGCGACAACCTGGAGGCGTTGAAGCTGCTTCAGGAGACCTACCTCGGCATGGTCAAGATGATCTACATTGACCCGCCTTACAACACGGGCAATGACTTTATCTATGAAGACGACTTTGCAGAAAACGCGGAAGAGTTTCTGAAACGATCAAATCAGAAGGATGAGGAAGGCAATCGGTTGGTGGCGAATACAGAGGCCAATGGGAGGTTTCACTCGGATTGGCTTTCGATGATCTATCCAAGGTTGAAGCTGGCGAGGAATCTATTACGAGACGACGGGGTGATTTTCATAAGTATTGATGATGGGGAGGTGCATAATTTAAGAAAGGCCGCTGATGAGGTGTTCGGTGCAGATAATTTTGTAGCAAATGTCATTTGGGAAAAGAAATATGCTCCATCCAATGACGCTAAATGGTTAAGCGACACACACGATCATGTTCTCATATATGCCAAGGATAAAAACACATGGCGGCCTCAACCCTTGCCTCGGTCAGATGAACAAAACAGTAGATATTCAAACCGTGACAATGACCATAGAGGTAATTGGAAATCAAGTGATCTTTCCGTAAAATCATATTCTGCTAATTATGATTATCCAATAACTACACCGTCTGGCAGAACAGTTAACCCACCTCATGGGGCTTGCTGGCGTGTTTCAAAGGAGAGGTTTGCTGAATTAGTTGAAGATAACCGCATCTGGTTTGGCGAAAATGGAGACAATGTCCCGTCTATAAAGCGCTTTCTATCTGAGGTCAAAGATGGGGTGGTTCCGGTAACAATATGGAAGCACACCGATGTTGGACATAACCAAGTCGGCCGTCAGGAGCTTAAAAAACTTTTTGATGACAGAGGCTATTTCGACGGACCAAAACCGGTGAGTTTGCTTTCTCGGGCAATATTTATTGCTAACACTGGCGCAGATGGCGTCATCCTCGACTTCTTTGCCGGTTCGTCTACTACTGCCCACGCGGTGATGCAGTTAAATGCCGAAGACGGCGGCAACCGTAAATTCATCATGGTGCAGCTGCCCGAGCCGTGCGACGAAAAGTCTGAGGCATTCAAGGCAGGATATAAAACCATCGCTGAAATTAGCAAGGAACGCATCCGTCGAGCAGGCAAGAAAACTCTGAAAGATGAATGCCACGAGGGCTGGAACAAGGACATCGGCTTTCGTGTGCTTAAAGTCGATTCATCAAACATGGCCGACGTCTACTACGCGCCGGACGCCATCGAACAGAACCAGCTGAAAATATTCACCGACAACATCAAACCGGACCGCAAGTCCGAAGACCTGCTCTTCCAGGTACTGCTGGACTGGGGCGTGGATCTGTCGCTGCTTATTCGCAAGGAAACCATTCAGGGCAAGACCGTTTTCTTTGTCGATGAAAACGCCCTGGTCGCCTGCTTCGATACCGGCGTGAACGAGGACTTGGTCAAGGAACTGGCCGGGTTCGAGCCTTTGCGCGTGGTCTTCCGGGATAACGGTTTCGTGTCCGACGCCGTCAAGATCAACGTGGAGCAGATTTTCAAGCAGATGTCTCCGGGCACTGATGTGAAGTCCATTTAAGGGGGGGCATGGCATGAAACTGAAGTTTAAGATCCAGCCCTATCAGACCAGCGCGGTTGAATCGGTCGTTGACTGCTTCGCCGGTCAGGTGAATACCTCCGGAATTACCTATCGGATTGACCCCGGGAGAGGGCGTCTCCCTTTTGAACAATCCGGCTTCAAGAACGCCGATGTTCAACTGACCGATGGCCAGCTTCTTGAAAATATCCACGCCGTGCAGCGTCGGCAGAACCTCCCGTTGTCGGACAAGCTGGTGGTGAGCGCTGGCTGCAAGGTCAACCTCGACGTCGAGATGGAGACCGGTACCGGCAAGACCTACTGCTACGTCAAGAGCATCTTCGAGATGAACAAGCGCTACGGCTGGTCCAAGTTTATCGTGGTGGTCCCCAGTATCGCCATTCGCGAAGGCGTGCTTAAATCGCTGGAAATTACCGCCGAGCACTTTACGGAGAGCTACAGCAAAAAAGCCCGGTTCTTTATCTACAACTCTAAGCAACTTCACCACCTGGAGAGCTTTGCGTCGGATGCAGGCATCAATGTCATGGTTATCAATATCCAGGCGTTCAATGCCACGGGCAAGGACAACCGCCGCATCTATGATGAACTGGACGATTTCCAGTCACGCCGACCCATTGATGTGATCAGCAGCAACCGCCCCATTCTGATTCTGGATGAGCCACAGAAAATGGAAGGCGCAAAAACCCTGGAGGCGCTCTCCAAGTTCAAACCGCTGATGATCCTGCGCTATTCGGCGACTCATCGCACCACCCACAACAAGATTCACCGCCTCGATGCTCTGGACGCCTATAACCAGAAGCTGGTGAAAAAGATTGCGGTGCGCGGCATTTCCGTGAAAGGCCTGGCCGGGACCAATGCCTACCTCTATCTGGAATCCATCGAGATTTCCAAGAAGGCACCGGTCGCCCGCATTGAACTGGAGGTGCGCCAGGGAAATGGGATTAAGCGCATTGTGAAACGCCTGGAACGCGGCAAGGACCTGTTCGTTGAATCGAATGAGCTCGATCAATATCGCGGCTTCGTCATTGCCCAAATCGATGCCAATAACGACACGGTCGAATTTACCAATGGCCACGTTCTGTCTGCGGGTGATGCGACCGGAGACGTAACCGAATTGACGATGCGGCGGATTCAAATTCGTGAAGCCATCAAAGCGCACCTTGAGAAGGAGCAGCGCCTCTTCGCTCAAAACATCAAGGTGCTGTCACTTTTCTTCATCGATGAAGTCGCCAAATATCGCGATTACAGTCAGGCGGATGATCAGGGAGAATATGCCCGTATTTTTGAGGAGGAGTACGAACAGCTCAAGTCTGAATATTTAGGGGAGCTCGCACTCGATAACGAGGATTACCGCAAATACCTGACCGATATTCGGGTTGGCCGGACGCACAACGGTTACTTCGCCATCGACAAGAAAACGAAGAAGCTCACTGATCCAAGTTTTAAGACACGGGGTGAAGAGGCGGGACTCTCGGATGATGTCGATGCATATGATCTGATATTGAAGGACAAAGAGCGGCTTTTATCCTTCGAAGAGCCGGTCCGTTTTATTTTTTCTCACTCGGCTCTTCGTGAAGGTTGGGACAACCCCAATGTCTTCGTCATGTGCATGCTCAAGCATAGCGACAACACGATCTCGCGCCGCCAGGAAGTTGGCCGGGGCTTGCGGATTAGCGTCAACCAGCACGGCGACCGCATGGATCACCCGGCCACAGTTCACGATGTGAATATCCTGACCGTTGTGGCCAGCGAAAGTTATAAGGACTTTGTAGCCAACCTGCAGCGTGAAATCAGTGACTCGCTGTCGGCTCGCCCCCGCAAGGCGGACGAAGCCTACTTCACAGGGAAGGTCATTACCACTGAAACCGGAACATTGGAAATCACTCCGGTCATGGCCAAACAGATCTACAAATATCTGCTTAAGAACGATTATACGGATGATGCCACGGACCAGGTTGCCGAGACCTATCACCGGGCAAAAGCCGATGGAACCCTGGCGGCGCTCCCTCCTGAGCTTGCTCCTCATGCGGAACAGATTTTCGGGCTGATCGACAGCGTCTTCAGCGAATCCCAGTTGCCCGACGTGGGTGATGACCGTAAACCGAAGACCAACCCGCTGAATGCTAACTTCGAGAAGAAAGAGTTTAAGGCACTGTGGGACCGTATCAACCAGAAGGCCGTGTACCGCGTTGAGTTTGAGTCAAGCGAACTCATACAGAACTGCATCCGGACGCTCGACAAGGAGCTCCGGGTTACTCCTCTGCAGTACACTATCCAGGGTGGCGAACAGGTCTCTCAGGCAACCTACGATCAAGTAAAGGCGGGTCAGTCATTCGAAGTTCGTGAAACCGCTACGGAAGAATATAACGCCTCGATTCATACGATGGTCACCTACGACCTGCTCGGAAAGATCGCCGAAAACACCCAGCTCACTCGGAAAACAATCGCTGATATATTGAGCAACGTTCAACCCGCAGTTTTCAAGCAATTCAAACAGAACCCCGAGCACTTCATTGCTGAGGGGTCGCGACTGATCAATGAGCAGAAGGCCACGATCATCATTGAACGGCTGAGCTACGACAATATCGCCGAGACCCATGATATCGATATCTTCACGGCCGGACAAAGTAAGCAGGACTTCACCAAAGCCAGCGAGAAGCTGAAGCACCATATCTACGATTACGTGATTACCGACTCCAAGGTTGAAAGGGAGTTCGTGAAAGAGCTGGACACCAGCACCGAGGTGGTCGTTTATGCAAAGCTCCCCAGAGGCTTTCTGATTCCTACTCCCGTCGGCGACTACAACCCGGACTGGGCCATTTCTTTTAAAGAAGGCTCGATCAAACACATCTATTTCGTCGCCGAGACCAAAGGCTCCATGTCCAGCATGGAACTGAGGGCCATCGAGCATACGAAAATCGAATGCGCCCGCAAGTTCTTCGCAGAGATCAACCGCAAGATTGATCCAGAACACGTCAAGTATGACGTGGTGACCAGCTACGGGAAGCTGATGGAAATTGTCGGTATGGGAGGAGCAAGGCATTGACATCGGAAACCTCAATTCTCCATCCCTTGCGGAATATTTTGTAACTCGGACGGAGGGATTTCTATTCAAGATAGATCACAATATTCAGCAACGGCATCTCTGCTTGGGTATATCTATCAGTGTCGTCTTGCATTGCTGTAGTCTCTGAAGCGTTTGAAGTCAGACCCCGACATAGCGGTTACAATCGAATCGTTAGATGACGTTGTCTTTGAAAAAGAAGGAAACCCTACGGAAGTCATTCAAGTCAAGCGCCACGTCAATCGAAAAGCCAGCCTGACGAACACCAGCAATCCCATAATTTCAAATCATATAATCCGATGAGAATGATTAAGATCGTCAGTATAGTGCAGGCTATTTTCTTTTTCATGGGGATATTCATAATTCAGCGGAGAAGAAAAACCAACAAGAACTTTGGGGCGGATGTGAATTGGGGGAATTGATTCCAGGATTAAAAATCTTCGAAAAATTCCGAGCACGCCGTATTTTTGATCTGTAATGACTGCCGTAAAAATATCTCAGAGACTTTTTACCGCCTCTTGACCCGATTGTCCTTAACCGGTCAAGATAATTGTCGCACAATATGTCTGATATAATGGCCGGGCATCCCGTTTGATTCAAAATTGGCAGCATAGGTGACGAAGGAATCGTGATTAATGAATCCAATGCCCGCGTCACCAATGATTTGTTATTGGATGACCATACATCCGCGGTTACATGAGGTTATATATCCATGATGTTTATCTCGAATAGACAAAATTTTACAGGTTAGACATGCCCATTCCCCTCACCCCGGGAGGTGCGCTTCCTTTACTGTATACCTTCGCTAAATAACTGGCATGCTTAAAACAATCCTGACGTTGTTGTTCGAATTCAGGGGTATTCCTTCTGATCATGAGATCGATCCCTTTATGAACAAGCCCTTTCCCAACCACGCCTAAGCATCTTCCCCATAACTCTTCTGCTTTTTCAAAGACACGAAATGGGTTCTGTATCAGGTTACCGTTGAGAAGAAGCATAAAGTGGTAATGATGATTATCAGATGTTGCTTGCTCTCTGACCCATAAATAGAGGGGGTCTATTTTTTTTCGTTTCCAATAAACTGTTAACGTTTCTATGAATCTGGAAAGAAGCTCGTTGTTATTAGAAAAGTTGCCATATTGAGGATATGTTAAATCAAAACGGATAAATAGAACCTTATTATGTTTGTTGATCATAGTCTTTAAGAGGTTATCTATGGGTTCAAGGATTTCTTTATAACTGCCCTGCTCATTTTTATTGAAATTGTTGATGGTGTAGTGAAGATATTGGTCATCATTGATGATTGTTCTCATAACATTTTACTTCCTTGTCGTTATAGTATGTAGAAATAATTAATGACTTAATTTGATTATGTTATCTTGTCATAGTTATATTAAATAGGTTCTATTATATGTTTAATATTAGATAATTGTTTAATGTTTTAATATACTTAGATTTGATTTGAGGATATTAATGCTAATATAAATATATTACTATATACCTACTTCAGCGCCTTTGAATAGGCCTTTGCTGCTAAGAGGTTTTTGATGTGTAACCATTTGTTTTTCTGTATAATATAGTTGTCGGAATTAGTGTAGAAGAATTTATAATTGCCTTTATCTGCAATGTTGAATCTTTGTTAAAATTTGTATCGATTTGGGTATTGTATACTGGATGATGATCCCCCAACCGATAAATAATAGGGGGATCATCATAATTCTATACTAAACAAAAGTCTTGAGGGCTGGATTAACATAAATTAGATCAGAATAAGGATGACCCGATTTGCCCGTGCGAAAACTTGAGAATATCATGATGTAGTTTCGATGCTGAAGGATCTCTAACGCCTGACGTATGTCGGTAGCCTTATAACGTCTCTGCATGGACTTGGTAAGGTTGACCATTGGAAATGGAGACAAACAATATTTATCTCTTATTTTATTCAAGATGGACAGGGCGCACTCGACTTCGGGATTGGGACCAATCGTATCGTATTGGCAAATCATATTTTTTGCAAAAAATCCTATTAAATGAATACCTTGCTGCATTGTCTCTGAAGAAATCGTCTTGCAATGAGGATCTTCATTTTTAATTACATGTAGAAGCCCCGCTAAACTCAACAAGTGGCTTGGTGCCTTTGATGCCCATTCTTTGAAATCTTCCAGAAATCTGCCGCTTTGTTTTTCATTGTTAAAACAAGCAGATTCATTTCTCCAAAAATTTAGGGCTTCACTGCTCAAGTTTAGGGTGGTGATGTCCTGAGTTCCAACAGCAACGTTTTGCCCCATATTTGCTAAACGAAATACTGTCTTTCGATACCATTCCTCAGATTTTTCAGAAATAACATAGTCACTTTGCGCGAGGAACATATTCGGTTCAATTCCCACCAATAAAGCCCGAGCCATGACGCCATATTCTTTACTGTTGTATTTCGTCGCAATATTT
Coding sequences within:
- a CDS encoding DEAD/DEAH box helicase family protein — encoded protein: MKLKFKIQPYQTSAVESVVDCFAGQVNTSGITYRIDPGRGRLPFEQSGFKNADVQLTDGQLLENIHAVQRRQNLPLSDKLVVSAGCKVNLDVEMETGTGKTYCYVKSIFEMNKRYGWSKFIVVVPSIAIREGVLKSLEITAEHFTESYSKKARFFIYNSKQLHHLESFASDAGINVMVINIQAFNATGKDNRRIYDELDDFQSRRPIDVISSNRPILILDEPQKMEGAKTLEALSKFKPLMILRYSATHRTTHNKIHRLDALDAYNQKLVKKIAVRGISVKGLAGTNAYLYLESIEISKKAPVARIELEVRQGNGIKRIVKRLERGKDLFVESNELDQYRGFVIAQIDANNDTVEFTNGHVLSAGDATGDVTELTMRRIQIREAIKAHLEKEQRLFAQNIKVLSLFFIDEVAKYRDYSQADDQGEYARIFEEEYEQLKSEYLGELALDNEDYRKYLTDIRVGRTHNGYFAIDKKTKKLTDPSFKTRGEEAGLSDDVDAYDLILKDKERLLSFEEPVRFIFSHSALREGWDNPNVFVMCMLKHSDNTISRRQEVGRGLRISVNQHGDRMDHPATVHDVNILTVVASESYKDFVANLQREISDSLSARPRKADEAYFTGKVITTETGTLEITPVMAKQIYKYLLKNDYTDDATDQVAETYHRAKADGTLAALPPELAPHAEQIFGLIDSVFSESQLPDVGDDRKPKTNPLNANFEKKEFKALWDRINQKAVYRVEFESSELIQNCIRTLDKELRVTPLQYTIQGGEQVSQATYDQVKAGQSFEVRETATEEYNASIHTMVTYDLLGKIAENTQLTRKTIADILSNVQPAVFKQFKQNPEHFIAEGSRLINEQKATIIIERLSYDNIAETHDIDIFTAGQSKQDFTKASEKLKHHIYDYVITDSKVEREFVKELDTSTEVVVYAKLPRGFLIPTPVGDYNPDWAISFKEGSIKHIYFVAETKGSMSSMELRAIEHTKIECARKFFAEINRKIDPEHVKYDVVTSYGKLMEIVGMGGARH
- the dinD gene encoding DNA damage-inducible protein D; this encodes MKSDAIQQLKNHFDALSQRIPDENVEFWFARDLMEPLGYARWENFQTAIKRAIESCETTGYAPDNHFRGVTKMVRLGSGAERAIDDFILTRYACYLIAQNGDPRKEPIAFAQSYFAIQTRKQELIEDRMRLQARLDVRERLRESEKTLSQNIYERGVDDAGFGRIRSKGDAALFGGHTTQVMKDLYGITKTRPLADFLPTLTIAAKNLATEMTNHNVQQEDLQGEHAITSEHIQNNVSVRDMLGQRGIKPEKLPPEEDIKKLERRVKSEEKKLEKQSGKLPEQKDEN
- a CDS encoding site-specific DNA-methyltransferase; translation: MEKMKMHSPNLTQENIARIREIFPDCVTEAQSEDGKLRLAVDFDQLRQELSESIVEGPQERYHLNWPGKREALLTANAPIAKTLRPCREESVDFDTTKNLFIEGDNLEALKLLQETYLGMVKMIYIDPPYNTGNDFIYEDDFAENAEEFLKRSNQKDEEGNRLVANTEANGRFHSDWLSMIYPRLKLARNLLRDDGVIFISIDDGEVHNLRKAADEVFGADNFVANVIWEKKYAPSNDAKWLSDTHDHVLIYAKDKNTWRPQPLPRSDEQNSRYSNRDNDHRGNWKSSDLSVKSYSANYDYPITTPSGRTVNPPHGACWRVSKERFAELVEDNRIWFGENGDNVPSIKRFLSEVKDGVVPVTIWKHTDVGHNQVGRQELKKLFDDRGYFDGPKPVSLLSRAIFIANTGADGVILDFFAGSSTTAHAVMQLNAEDGGNRKFIMVQLPEPCDEKSEAFKAGYKTIAEISKERIRRAGKKTLKDECHEGWNKDIGFRVLKVDSSNMADVYYAPDAIEQNQLKIFTDNIKPDRKSEDLLFQVLLDWGVDLSLLIRKETIQGKTVFFVDENALVACFDTGVNEDLVKELAGFEPLRVVFRDNGFVSDAVKINVEQIFKQMSPGTDVKSI
- a CDS encoding inovirus-type Gp2 protein, producing the protein MRTIINDDQYLHYTINNFNKNEQGSYKEILEPIDNLLKTMINKHNKVLFIRFDLTYPQYGNFSNNNELLSRFIETLTVYWKRKKIDPLYLWVREQATSDNHHYHFMLLLNGNLIQNPFRVFEKAEELWGRCLGVVGKGLVHKGIDLMIRRNTPEFEQQRQDCFKHASYLAKVYSKGSAPPGVRGMGMSNL
- a CDS encoding DUF4391 domain-containing protein; the protein is MTAVLFDYPKNAAFGRVLPKNKIYEHGSPSTAVKELFVRQVEQIVWQFKLAPETVNIKGTQSVPEIQVFSISLKGGELKTEVLRCIDQAIPFPILFELRNDGKIMSIAAFKRPSEADSAKWVISEYFKSGWFSNDTPRKPLPMVFDLEALYAHLLTPLMPHPARQGENFQARVERMELIRSRKRELEKCEARLRKEKQFNRKVAINAELRDLKQELEGLTA